In Methanobacterium paludis, the following proteins share a genomic window:
- a CDS encoding class II glutamine amidotransferase domain-containing protein, with translation MCGIAGVVFKDRKLHPVGDALTKMLEALQHRGPDSAGFAIYGGLGLKENEYLLNIEVKEKPGLLETVKNTVNMVTAIETEEIIPSVEDSIIYRCKIALKSFSLLKPLIMEIDKIDDVIVLNGSHSFEMIKDVGLVKDIAARYDTASKMGTHAIGHTRFSTESIVDRYHAHPFQSYIIPDITVVHNGQITNYWKIRDPLERKGHIFETNNDTECIVHYIADKLSEGYKLEEALEQSVKDMDGPFSYIVGTPDGVGIAKDQLGLRPGVMAENDDIFAIASEEMSLHEVMDTHNIEQISPGETRAYTFKG, from the coding sequence GTGTGTGGAATAGCAGGAGTCGTATTTAAAGACAGAAAACTTCATCCTGTAGGGGATGCATTGACAAAAATGCTGGAAGCCCTACAGCACAGAGGACCAGATTCTGCAGGTTTCGCAATATACGGAGGTCTCGGATTAAAAGAAAACGAGTACCTTTTAAACATTGAAGTAAAAGAGAAACCAGGTCTTCTTGAAACCGTGAAAAACACAGTGAACATGGTAACAGCAATAGAAACAGAAGAAATAATTCCTTCAGTGGAAGATTCTATAATATATAGATGCAAAATTGCTCTTAAATCATTTTCCCTGTTAAAACCACTTATAATGGAAATTGACAAGATAGATGACGTCATTGTTTTAAATGGATCTCATTCATTTGAAATGATAAAGGATGTGGGGCTTGTAAAAGACATAGCAGCAAGGTACGATACAGCTTCAAAAATGGGAACACACGCAATAGGGCACACAAGGTTCTCAACAGAGAGCATAGTTGACAGATACCATGCACACCCCTTCCAAAGCTACATCATACCGGACATAACCGTTGTACACAACGGCCAGATCACAAACTACTGGAAAATAAGGGACCCCCTGGAACGTAAAGGACATATATTTGAAACAAACAACGATACAGAGTGCATAGTGCACTACATAGCTGACAAACTTTCAGAGGGCTATAAACTTGAAGAAGCCCTTGAACAATCAGTTAAAGATATGGATGGGCCTTTCTCATACATAGTTGGAACCCCTGACGGCGTTGGTATAGCCAAAGACCAGCTTGGTCTCAGGCCAGGAGTTATGGCTGAAAATGATGATATTTTTGCAATAGCTTCAGAGGAAATGTCCCTCCATGAGGTTATGGACACGCACAACATCGAACAGATATCACCAGGAGAAACTAGAGCTTACACATTTAAAGGATAA
- a CDS encoding GltB/FmdC/FwdC-like GXGXG domain-containing protein, translating to MQKIEINASSKEINSQSRELNRAIKGAAKQYKRITIKNPNSMHYIAAGLTEPVDLTLEGSAGYFVGTMIHGAKIHITENAGWFPADNMTEGEVIIDGSAGDGVGQGIYGGTVVVRRSVGSRTGEIMKNGTIIIGGNSGFMSGLFMMGGRMIILGDVSEDAGESIIRGTIYVLGNIKSLGKNAEVIEVTDDDKKELKELLKAYDFKLEDEKFNQFKKIIPRSMRPFYGKESEEG from the coding sequence ATGCAAAAAATTGAAATTAATGCCAGTTCAAAAGAGATTAACTCCCAATCCCGAGAGCTTAACAGAGCCATAAAAGGAGCTGCAAAACAATACAAACGTATAACTATCAAAAACCCCAATTCAATGCACTACATAGCTGCAGGGCTCACAGAACCCGTTGATCTTACACTTGAAGGATCAGCAGGTTACTTCGTGGGTACCATGATACACGGAGCAAAAATACACATAACAGAAAATGCAGGATGGTTCCCTGCCGACAACATGACAGAAGGAGAGGTCATAATCGATGGATCAGCAGGCGATGGTGTTGGCCAGGGAATATACGGTGGAACTGTTGTTGTGAGGAGGAGTGTAGGCTCCAGAACAGGGGAAATAATGAAAAACGGTACCATTATAATTGGAGGAAACTCAGGATTTATGAGTGGACTTTTCATGATGGGTGGCCGTATGATCATTCTTGGAGACGTATCAGAAGATGCAGGTGAATCTATAATAAGAGGAACCATATACGTCTTAGGAAATATTAAAAGTCTTGGGAAAAATGCTGAAGTCATAGAAGTAACTGACGACGATAAAAAGGAACTTAAAGAACTCTTAAAAGCCTACGACTTCAAACTCGAGGATGAAAAATTCAACCAATTCAAAAAGATAATTCCAAGAAGTATGAGACCGTTCTACGGTAAAGAATCTGAGGAGGGATAA
- a CDS encoding Coenzyme F420 hydrogenase/dehydrogenase, beta subunit C-terminal domain has translation MAKQTSNKPEKVAMVGTPCHMIAASKMEKFSDYLGDSPIDLKIGLFCMENFSYSYMRKLLEKHNINMRDVTECRVEKNYVWFFLTEDRVFKIPLDEAKSCVRKNCNICMDFTSELSDLSVGSVGSPEGWSTIIIRTDKGMELLKNAEKDKYIKTESLPESGLKLMERLANKKKKENKKEINKREKVARPVLYRRPISEDEFEEEVSKCQFKDLRGDVIDIGACVLCGACYYACPENIISIEDRKPQLKGRCSEGCNLCYVACPRTYVTDDLLSKEDDKKPLGNYIKIVSAKAPMISGQDGGVATALLNYALSQKIVDKVVVVDKSRVDAWKPEAKLTDNIAEVLSASGTKYAACPVFKSLKNRDE, from the coding sequence ATGGCAAAACAAACTAGTAACAAACCTGAAAAGGTCGCAATGGTCGGAACACCGTGTCACATGATCGCTGCAAGCAAAATGGAAAAATTCTCAGATTATCTCGGAGATTCACCCATAGACCTCAAAATCGGACTCTTCTGCATGGAAAACTTTTCATACAGTTACATGAGAAAACTCCTGGAAAAACACAACATCAACATGAGGGATGTTACAGAATGCAGAGTGGAAAAAAACTATGTATGGTTCTTCTTAACGGAAGACCGCGTGTTCAAAATACCACTTGATGAGGCAAAAAGTTGCGTACGTAAAAACTGCAACATATGTATGGATTTCACATCAGAACTTTCAGATTTATCTGTTGGATCAGTTGGCTCACCTGAAGGATGGTCAACTATCATAATAAGGACAGATAAAGGAATGGAACTTCTGAAAAATGCTGAAAAGGATAAATATATTAAAACAGAATCTTTACCTGAATCTGGACTTAAACTAATGGAACGTCTTGCAAATAAAAAGAAAAAGGAAAATAAGAAGGAAATCAACAAAAGAGAAAAGGTTGCAAGGCCCGTTCTTTATAGGAGACCAATTTCTGAGGATGAATTTGAAGAAGAAGTCTCAAAATGCCAGTTCAAGGATCTCAGGGGTGATGTTATTGATATCGGAGCATGCGTACTCTGTGGAGCCTGTTACTATGCATGCCCAGAGAATATAATATCTATAGAAGATAGAAAACCCCAACTCAAAGGCAGGTGTTCTGAAGGTTGCAACCTCTGCTATGTTGCATGCCCAAGAACATACGTAACAGATGATCTTTTAAGTAAAGAAGATGATAAAAAGCCATTAGGCAATTACATCAAAATAGTGTCTGCAAAGGCCCCGATGATAAGTGGACAGGATGGAGGAGTTGCAACAGCACTTCTAAACTACGCATTATCACAAAAAATTGTTGATAAAGTGGTAGTAGTTGATAAGAGTCGTGTTGATGCATGGAAACCTGAAGCAAAACTTACAGATAACATTGCAGAGGTTCTAAGTGCATCTGGAACCAAATATGCAGCATGTCCAGTTTTCAAATCACTCAAAAATAGGGATGAATAA
- a CDS encoding glutamate synthase-related protein — protein sequence MPFKVERDKDLCRRNFDRPGCCWYMCDNRDEKLCRNCYSCVNNCPHEVYEIIDDEPYPVHHENCVGCRICEEMCPNNAIEVNAVPEDRRNVWSLSDLTEINRKSASGSYKVRGCGATRVIPTFDDLVIVPAQVSRPPIDKYREPCNTRVVLGSRYAENPLVLDTPIMIAAMSFGALSKEAKIALAMGATLAGTATNTGEGGMLPEERRYASKLIAQYASGRFGVSAEYLKNSEAIEIKIGQGAKSGMGGHLLGEKVTADVSRIRMIPEGTDALSPARHMDIVGPEDLSMKISQLREITDWKIPIMVKFASGRVSDDVKIAAKAGADIIVVDGMQGGTGAGPDVVTENTGIPTIAAIVEADEALKEVNLREKVSLVGGGGIRNGADVAKALALGADAVYIGTAALVSIGCRVCQTCYAGTCRKGIATQNPQLRRRLDYMEGGKRVARYIEAMTEEAVMLTQQAGNTDVSKLEKDDLRALTVEASALTGVKLAGLEAPIKY from the coding sequence TTGCCATTTAAAGTTGAAAGGGACAAAGATCTTTGCAGGAGAAACTTCGACAGACCTGGCTGCTGCTGGTACATGTGCGACAACCGGGACGAAAAATTGTGTCGTAACTGTTACTCCTGTGTTAACAACTGTCCACATGAAGTTTACGAAATAATAGACGATGAACCATACCCAGTTCACCATGAAAACTGTGTTGGATGCAGGATATGTGAAGAAATGTGTCCAAACAATGCAATAGAGGTTAACGCTGTTCCGGAGGACAGAAGAAATGTGTGGTCACTATCTGACCTTACTGAAATAAACAGGAAATCCGCTTCAGGATCATATAAAGTAAGGGGATGTGGAGCCACAAGGGTTATTCCAACCTTTGACGACCTTGTTATAGTGCCTGCCCAGGTTTCAAGGCCTCCAATTGACAAGTACAGGGAACCGTGCAACACCCGCGTTGTGCTTGGTTCAAGGTACGCTGAAAACCCACTTGTGCTGGACACACCAATAATGATAGCTGCAATGTCCTTTGGAGCACTAAGCAAAGAAGCCAAAATTGCCCTTGCAATGGGCGCAACCCTTGCAGGAACGGCCACAAACACCGGTGAAGGTGGAATGCTCCCAGAAGAGAGGAGATACGCTTCAAAACTCATAGCACAGTACGCATCAGGACGTTTCGGTGTTTCAGCAGAGTACCTGAAAAACTCTGAGGCCATTGAGATAAAAATAGGTCAGGGAGCAAAATCCGGTATGGGAGGACACCTCCTTGGTGAAAAGGTCACAGCAGACGTTTCCCGTATAAGGATGATACCCGAAGGAACAGATGCTTTAAGCCCAGCACGTCACATGGACATCGTCGGACCTGAAGACCTGAGCATGAAGATATCCCAGCTTCGAGAGATAACCGACTGGAAAATACCAATCATGGTTAAATTTGCATCAGGACGTGTAAGTGATGATGTTAAAATTGCAGCCAAAGCTGGTGCAGACATAATCGTGGTTGATGGTATGCAGGGAGGAACAGGAGCCGGACCTGATGTTGTGACAGAAAACACAGGAATACCAACCATTGCAGCCATAGTAGAAGCTGACGAGGCACTCAAAGAGGTAAATCTCAGGGAAAAAGTCAGTCTTGTTGGTGGTGGAGGTATAAGAAACGGCGCCGACGTTGCAAAGGCCCTAGCACTCGGAGCAGATGCCGTGTACATAGGAACAGCAGCACTCGTATCCATCGGATGCAGGGTCTGTCAAACATGCTACGCAGGAACCTGCAGGAAAGGTATCGCAACCCAGAACCCTCAACTTAGAAGACGTCTTGATTATATGGAAGGTGGTAAACGGGTTGCAAGGTACATAGAAGCCATGACTGAGGAAGCTGTGATGTTAACCCAACAGGCCGGAAACACCGACGTAAGCAAACTCGAAAAAGATGACTTGAGAGCTTTAACAGTGGAGGCATCAGCCCTTACAGGAGTTAAACTCGCTGGTCTCGAGGCCCCTATCAAATATTGA
- a CDS encoding ammonium transporter, translating into MSAVLSSGDTAWMLISTALVILMTIPGVALFYGGLIRRENVLNTIFLSFVSFAIVSILWFMYGYDMAFGADMWGFIGTIANPFFGGVIEANTLSTYAPTIPTGLYAIFQMTFAAITVALISGAVVERMKFSAWLAFIPVWLTLVYLPVAHWMWGGGWLAQMGALDFAGGTVVHVNCGMAALALVLLLGARKNSNLLPHHLGYSVIGTGLLWFGWFGFNAGSALGATNLAVSAMIVTNLSAAVGMLAWMLMDKLKTGKPTLLGALSGAIAGLAAITPAAGYVNITSAIIIGFVAAICGYYAVSHLKPRLGYDDALDVFGIHGVSGIVGTLAVGIFASPLINSVTTGGLIFGQTHLIGVQLLAIVVIGAYSFIMTLIIGKVIDKTIGLRVDDADEIRGLDINLHEESGYRLS; encoded by the coding sequence ATGAGTGCAGTTTTAAGTTCTGGGGATACAGCATGGATGCTGATATCAACAGCCCTTGTAATTTTAATGACCATACCCGGTGTGGCCCTGTTTTACGGTGGCCTTATCCGAAGAGAAAACGTTTTAAATACAATATTCCTTTCTTTTGTCAGTTTTGCCATTGTGAGTATCCTTTGGTTCATGTATGGATATGACATGGCTTTTGGTGCTGATATGTGGGGATTCATAGGTACAATTGCAAATCCATTCTTTGGAGGAGTTATCGAAGCAAACACACTTTCAACATACGCCCCTACAATTCCCACAGGCTTATACGCCATATTCCAGATGACATTTGCAGCCATAACAGTGGCCCTGATATCAGGTGCTGTTGTCGAGAGAATGAAATTTTCAGCATGGCTTGCCTTCATTCCTGTATGGCTCACACTTGTATATCTACCAGTAGCTCACTGGATGTGGGGTGGAGGATGGTTAGCCCAGATGGGTGCACTTGATTTTGCAGGAGGAACAGTTGTCCATGTAAACTGTGGTATGGCTGCACTGGCACTTGTACTATTACTTGGAGCACGTAAAAATTCAAACTTGTTACCACATCATCTTGGATACTCGGTTATTGGTACTGGACTTTTATGGTTCGGTTGGTTCGGATTTAACGCAGGATCTGCTCTGGGGGCAACAAATTTAGCTGTATCTGCCATGATAGTTACAAACCTCTCGGCTGCCGTAGGTATGTTGGCATGGATGCTTATGGATAAACTTAAAACAGGAAAACCAACACTTCTTGGAGCCCTTTCTGGTGCAATAGCCGGTCTTGCAGCCATAACCCCTGCAGCAGGCTATGTAAACATCACTTCAGCAATAATAATAGGTTTTGTTGCTGCAATTTGCGGATATTATGCCGTTTCACACTTAAAACCTCGCCTTGGATACGATGATGCTCTGGACGTGTTCGGAATACACGGAGTATCAGGTATCGTCGGAACACTTGCAGTTGGTATCTTTGCCAGCCCACTCATAAACAGTGTAACTACAGGAGGTTTAATCTTCGGCCAAACACATCTTATAGGAGTGCAACTTCTGGCAATTGTGGTTATTGGTGCTTACTCATTCATCATGACCCTGATAATTGGTAAAGTGATAGATAAAACCATAGGTCTGAGGGTTGATGATGCAGATGAAATAAGAGGTCTTGACATTAACCTACACGAGGAATCCGGTTACAGACTGTCATAA
- a CDS encoding P-II family nitrogen regulator, with protein sequence MKRILAIIRPDKLENVKKALEEIGCNGMTVKEVKGRGIQLGVTESYRGRDYKVDLLPKTEIEIVAQDEDVESITNKIVETARTGDIGDGKIFISPVEEVIRIRTGETGKKAV encoded by the coding sequence ATGAAAAGGATACTCGCAATTATACGGCCTGACAAACTGGAAAATGTCAAAAAGGCTCTTGAAGAGATAGGATGCAACGGTATGACAGTTAAAGAAGTAAAGGGTAGAGGAATACAATTAGGCGTAACCGAGAGTTACAGGGGCCGAGATTACAAAGTGGACCTTCTTCCAAAGACAGAAATTGAAATCGTTGCCCAAGATGAAGATGTCGAAAGCATCACCAATAAAATAGTTGAAACTGCAAGAACAGGGGACATTGGAGACGGTAAAATATTCATATCCCCAGTTGAAGAAGTTATAAGAATCAGAACTGGAGAAACAGGAAAGAAAGCAGTTTAA
- a CDS encoding ammonium transporter, whose translation MDPILNSGDTAWMLISTALVMIMTVPGVALFYGGMVKKENVLNTIFLSLIAFAITSVIWVVYGYPLAFGTDVMGLIGNPMNFLMNGIDVNALAPLAPTIPTLVYVAFQMTFAAITVALISGAIVGRMKFSAWLAFVPIWLTLVYLPISHWVWGGGWLFQMGALDFAGGTVVHLNCGVAALALALLLGRRKDSRLLPHQLGYSVLGAAFLWFGWFGFNAGSALTAGGLAGSAFLVTNTAAAAAMISWMMMDVIKTGKPTLLGAISGAVAGLVVITPAAGFVTVWAAIVLGFTTSIISYLAVAYLKPKLGYDDALDVFGIHGISGAWGALGTGIFAAPFVNSLGTGALYGNIAQLGIQCIDIVTVAAYSFVMTLIIGYLIKKTIGLRVEEKEEIEGLDTNQHEESGYRV comes from the coding sequence ATGGATCCAATTCTCAACTCTGGTGACACAGCGTGGATGCTTATATCCACTGCTCTTGTAATGATAATGACCGTCCCCGGTGTAGCTTTATTCTACGGCGGTATGGTCAAAAAAGAAAATGTTTTAAACACAATATTCCTTTCACTCATAGCTTTTGCAATAACAAGCGTTATATGGGTCGTATACGGATACCCTCTGGCCTTCGGTACTGATGTAATGGGGCTGATTGGTAATCCAATGAATTTCTTGATGAACGGCATAGATGTCAATGCTCTGGCACCTCTGGCACCAACAATACCTACACTGGTATACGTTGCTTTCCAGATGACGTTCGCAGCCATAACAGTGGCCTTGATATCAGGTGCAATCGTTGGAAGAATGAAATTCTCAGCATGGCTCGCATTTGTGCCAATTTGGTTAACACTGGTCTACTTACCTATATCCCACTGGGTATGGGGTGGAGGATGGTTATTCCAGATGGGTGCACTTGACTTTGCAGGAGGAACAGTTGTACACCTTAACTGTGGTGTAGCTGCATTAGCATTAGCTCTTCTACTAGGTAGAAGGAAAGACTCAAGGTTACTACCACACCAGCTTGGATACTCTGTACTTGGTGCAGCATTCCTATGGTTCGGTTGGTTCGGATTTAACGCAGGTTCAGCCCTTACAGCTGGAGGTCTTGCAGGTTCAGCATTCCTTGTAACAAACACAGCAGCTGCAGCAGCCATGATCTCATGGATGATGATGGATGTAATAAAAACTGGTAAACCAACTTTACTCGGTGCAATATCCGGTGCAGTAGCAGGACTTGTAGTTATTACACCAGCAGCAGGTTTCGTGACTGTATGGGCCGCAATCGTACTTGGTTTCACAACTTCAATAATCTCATACCTTGCAGTTGCATACCTCAAACCAAAACTCGGATACGACGATGCATTAGATGTATTCGGTATTCACGGTATTTCAGGTGCATGGGGAGCATTAGGAACAGGTATCTTCGCAGCTCCATTCGTAAACTCATTAGGAACTGGAGCATTATACGGAAATATAGCACAGCTAGGAATTCAGTGCATAGATATTGTAACAGTTGCAGCATACAGTTTCGTCATGACCCTCATAATAGGTTACCTGATTAAGAAAACCATAGGATTAAGAGTAGAGGAGAAAGAAGAAATTGAAGGACTTGACACCAACCAGCACGAGGAGTCAGGTTACAGGGTTTAA
- a CDS encoding P-II family nitrogen regulator has translation MKEIIAIIRPEKLEDVKKALEEVHCHGVTVTEVKGRGRQLGITESYRGSDYRIDLLPKTKLEIITNDEDVDKVVDTIVATAKTGDIGDGKIFISSVDDVVRIRTGEKGQKAV, from the coding sequence ATGAAAGAAATAATCGCAATAATAAGACCTGAAAAATTGGAAGATGTTAAAAAAGCCCTCGAAGAAGTCCACTGCCACGGAGTGACTGTAACGGAAGTAAAAGGTCGCGGAAGGCAATTAGGTATAACAGAAAGCTACAGGGGAAGTGATTACAGGATAGACCTTCTACCTAAAACCAAGCTTGAAATCATCACCAATGATGAAGATGTGGATAAAGTCGTTGATACCATAGTGGCAACAGCAAAAACAGGAGATATTGGAGACGGTAAAATATTCATATCCTCTGTAGATGATGTTGTAAGAATCAGAACTGGAGAAAAAGGGCAAAAAGCAGTTTAA
- a CDS encoding GTPase domain-containing protein, translated as MDVKTIAILGTHGSGKTTALENFCHKLVQTPDLEHGTASINGQEIHFLSSPQYKQLDFMERIFSTNIDGVTVFVDNTRGVNGEDKEIIDAIEKKGIKYIILSNKQDLNDQKLEINFTNAPIIPTVAKDAECMINAMETLLKLISPYQYYLNKKSLEVINLYPLQIHRSNWNYNVTNGN; from the coding sequence GTGGATGTAAAAACAATTGCAATCTTAGGAACCCATGGTTCTGGTAAAACCACCGCTCTTGAAAATTTTTGTCATAAACTTGTGCAGACACCGGATCTGGAACATGGAACTGCAAGCATAAATGGACAGGAAATCCATTTTTTAAGTTCACCACAATATAAACAACTTGATTTCATGGAAAGAATCTTTTCCACAAATATAGATGGAGTTACCGTCTTTGTAGATAATACAAGAGGAGTTAATGGGGAAGATAAGGAAATTATTGATGCAATCGAAAAAAAGGGTATCAAATACATCATATTATCCAACAAGCAGGATTTGAACGACCAGAAATTGGAAATAAATTTTACAAATGCTCCCATAATTCCAACTGTAGCAAAAGATGCTGAATGCATGATAAATGCTATGGAAACTCTGCTAAAATTAATATCACCTTATCAGTACTATCTAAATAAAAAATCTTTAGAGGTAATAAATTTATACCCTCTGCAAATTCATCGCAGTAATTGGAATTACAATGTAACTAACGGGAATTAG
- a CDS encoding MBL fold metallo-hydrolase, with product MYTKIMPNLYSIKTGKPSCISYLILGDQMNVLVDSGINQNFEILKGDIEELGLEINDLSLVINTHEHADHFGANRFLQKIVPIITHRYAATKIVSADDEVLLCRAHGHDPTGYQVHIWLENMNVIDTGDWFLKIFHTPGHTSGSLCIYEPRRRILISGDTVFARGTISDISSSGSYGEYINSLARLNTMKIDLLLPGHGKISNDVERDIEKAIENANMKHEAFLRKK from the coding sequence ATGTACACTAAGATAATGCCCAATTTGTATAGTATAAAAACAGGTAAACCTAGCTGTATTTCTTACCTTATTCTGGGGGACCAGATGAATGTTTTAGTGGATTCCGGAATAAACCAAAACTTTGAAATTCTGAAAGGCGACATTGAAGAACTTGGATTGGAAATAAACGATTTGAGTCTGGTTATAAATACCCATGAACATGCTGATCATTTCGGTGCCAATAGATTCCTGCAAAAAATCGTTCCAATCATAACCCACCGATATGCTGCAACTAAAATAGTCTCTGCAGACGATGAGGTCCTTCTCTGCCGAGCACACGGACACGACCCAACAGGTTACCAGGTACACATCTGGTTAGAGAACATGAATGTTATAGACACCGGAGACTGGTTTTTAAAGATATTCCACACTCCAGGCCATACTTCAGGATCTCTGTGTATCTACGAACCTCGAAGAAGGATACTGATATCAGGAGATACCGTGTTTGCCAGAGGAACTATTTCAGATATATCAAGTTCCGGAAGTTACGGTGAGTACATAAATTCCCTTGCAAGGCTCAACACCATGAAGATTGACCTTTTATTACCAGGACACGGTAAAATATCCAACGATGTCGAAAGAGATATCGAGAAAGCCATAGAAAATGCTAATATGAAACATGAAGCGTTTTTAAGGAAAAAGTAA
- a CDS encoding P-II family nitrogen regulator: MDNRNILIIGPPDSGKKTAVKHMHGEDLEIKSFAYGRAIINNKKNYLFSSTGKEGFKSLEDVLMNDGTGTTGIIIVLDSARGITETDNEIIGLVSEKNIPYVLFSNKQDLNGTGLRTDITDAIVIPTIAAEGIGIQDGLKILLKQIERKNKHIDVKKSEYQYQKIYKSKRLSNGAANAIKVYKNDLKSGKSEICKLKLIMHPIELDNVKEILEKRGFSNLTLTEIKCSEDQVNSMETYRASQYSVTLKPKVELSMIIAKKDAEYVIKAIESIKTDDIEDDMFIYPIERILRIRTSEEGEEAID, translated from the coding sequence ATGGACAATAGAAACATCTTGATAATAGGTCCGCCTGACTCAGGAAAAAAAACGGCAGTTAAACATATGCACGGAGAAGATTTAGAGATTAAATCCTTTGCATACGGAAGGGCCATTATAAACAACAAAAAGAATTACCTTTTCAGTTCCACTGGAAAAGAAGGATTCAAATCCCTTGAAGATGTTCTCATGAATGATGGAACTGGGACAACCGGGATTATCATTGTTCTGGACAGTGCTAGGGGAATTACTGAAACTGATAATGAAATAATAGGATTGGTAAGTGAAAAAAACATTCCTTACGTTTTATTCTCAAACAAACAGGACTTAAATGGTACGGGTTTAAGAACAGATATTACAGATGCAATAGTTATTCCAACCATTGCAGCAGAGGGTATAGGAATACAAGACGGCCTTAAAATCTTATTAAAACAGATAGAACGAAAAAATAAACATATAGATGTTAAAAAATCAGAATACCAATATCAAAAAATATATAAATCCAAAAGATTATCTAACGGTGCTGCTAACGCTATAAAAGTGTATAAAAATGATTTAAAATCAGGAAAATCAGAAATCTGCAAACTTAAATTAATTATGCACCCCATTGAATTGGATAACGTCAAAGAAATCCTTGAAAAACGCGGTTTTTCAAACTTAACCTTGACCGAGATAAAATGCAGTGAGGACCAGGTAAACTCAATGGAAACGTACAGGGCTAGCCAGTACAGTGTAACATTGAAACCTAAAGTTGAGCTCAGTATGATAATAGCAAAAAAAGACGCTGAATATGTTATTAAAGCAATAGAAAGTATTAAAACAGATGATATTGAGGATGATATGTTCATTTATCCTATAGAAAGAATTTTAAGGATCAGAACCAGTGAAGAAGGTGAAGAAGCTATAGATTGA
- the pdxS gene encoding pyridoxal 5'-phosphate synthase lyase subunit PdxS, giving the protein MLHGTEVLKKGFASMTKGGVIMDVVNADQAAVAEEAGAVSVMALERVPADIRAAGGVARMADPSKVLEIMDAVSIPVMAKVRIGHFVEAQVIQSLGVDMIDESEVLTPADEKYHIDKKQFIIPFVCGARNLGEALRRINEGAAMIRTKGEAGTGNVVEAVRHMRVIQSTIRELKDKTEEELWAVAREEEATLELVKETAKQGRLPVVNFAAGGVATPADAALMMQLGADGVFVGSGIFKSENPELVAKAIVQATTHYQDAELLAKVSTNLGEAMPGLEISEIPENERLQERGW; this is encoded by the coding sequence ATGTTGCATGGTACTGAGGTTTTGAAGAAGGGTTTTGCTAGTATGACTAAGGGTGGGGTTATTATGGATGTTGTGAATGCTGATCAGGCGGCTGTTGCTGAGGAGGCGGGTGCTGTTTCTGTTATGGCTTTGGAGCGTGTGCCTGCTGATATTCGGGCTGCTGGTGGTGTGGCTCGTATGGCGGATCCGTCTAAGGTTTTGGAGATTATGGATGCGGTGTCTATTCCGGTTATGGCTAAGGTTCGTATTGGTCATTTTGTTGAGGCTCAGGTTATTCAGTCTCTTGGTGTTGATATGATTGATGAGAGTGAGGTGCTTACACCTGCCGATGAGAAATATCATATTGATAAGAAGCAATTCATCATACCTTTTGTGTGTGGTGCACGTAACTTGGGTGAAGCTTTGAGGAGGATTAATGAAGGTGCTGCTATGATCCGTACTAAAGGTGAAGCTGGAACAGGAAATGTTGTAGAAGCTGTACGGCATATGCGTGTGATCCAGAGCACCATCCGTGAACTCAAAGACAAAACCGAGGAAGAATTATGGGCTGTGGCTCGTGAAGAAGAAGCAACACTAGAACTCGTCAAAGAAACAGCAAAACAAGGAAGGTTACCAGTTGTGAACTTCGCAGCCGGCGGTGTGGCCACACCAGCAGATGCAGCACTCATGATGCAATTAGGTGCTGATGGTGTTTTTGTTGGAAGTGGAATATTCAAATCAGAAAACCCTGAACTCGTTGCAAAAGCAATAGTACAAGCCACAACCCATTATCAAGATGCGGAATTATTGGCTAAGGTTTCCACTAATCTTGGAGAGGCTATGCCTGGTTTGGAGATAAGTGAAATACCAGAAAACGAAAGACTACAAGAAAGAGGATGGTAA